In Macadamia integrifolia cultivar HAES 741 chromosome 5, SCU_Mint_v3, whole genome shotgun sequence, a single window of DNA contains:
- the LOC122079669 gene encoding copper methylamine oxidase, giving the protein MATTSEKATSCCLNTKKSGPLRREVPSVAASSAEVVQEWTVATGDQIDDQQSQRDSMATLIHPVDSIPEASAAASSKGVVMMRAQSSHPLDPLSAAEISVAVATVRAAGATPEVRDSMRFIEVVLLEPDKNVVALADAYFFPPFQPSLLPKTKGGPIIPSKLPTRRARLVVYNKQSNETSLWVVELTEVHAATRGGHHRGKVVSSQVIPDVQPPMDAVEYAECEAVVKDYPPFREAMKKRGIEDMDLVMVDAWCVGYHSEADAPSRRLAKPLIFCRTESDCPMENGYARPVEGIYVLVDMQNMVVVEFEDRKLVPLPPADPLRNYTSGETRGGVDRSDVKPLQIFQPEGPSFRVNGYFVEWQKWNFRIGFTPREGLVIYSVSYLDGSRGRRSVAHRLSFVEMVVPYGDPNEPHYRKNAFDAGEDGLGKNAHSLKKGCDCLGYIKYFDAHFTNFTGGVETTENCVCLHEEDNGILWKHQDWRTGLAEVRRSRRLTVSFICTVANYEYGFFWHFYQDGKIEAEVKLTGILSLGALQPGDSRKYGTTIAPGLYAPVHQHFFVARMDMAVDCKPGEPFNQVVELNVKVEEPGKDNVHNNAFYAEEELLRSELQAMRDCDPLSARHWIIRNTRTVNRTGQLTGYKLIPGSNCLPLAGAEAKFLRRAAFLKHNLWVTSYARDEMYPGGEFPNQNPRAGEGLATWVKKDRSLEESDIVLWYVFGITHIPRLEDWPVMPVERIGFTLAPHGFFNCSPAVDVPPSVSDLELKDNGVAKPLQNGLMAKL; this is encoded by the exons ATGGCCACAACTTCGGAAAAAGCGACGTCTTGCTGTCTTAACACCAAAAAGTCTGGTCCCCTGCGACGAGAGGTACCATCTGTTGCTGCATCTTCTGCCGAGGTTGTTCAGGAATGGACTGTTGCAACTGGTGATCAGATTGATGATCAGCAGAGCCAAAGAGATTCTATGGCGACTTTGATTCATCCCGTTGATTCCATCCCTGAAGCTTCTGCTGCAGCTTCTTCCAAAG GGGTAGTCATGATGAGGGCTCAATCCAGCCATCCTTTGGACCCTCTGTCTGCTGCTGAAATTTCAGTGGCAGTAGCAACTGTTAGAGCTGCTGGAGCTACTCCTGAG GTTAGAGATAGCATGCGGTTTATTGAAGTGGTTTTATTGGAACCCGATAAAAATGTTGTTGCATTGGCAGATGCCTATTTCTTTCCTCCTTTCCAGCCTTCATTACTTCCAAAAACAAAGGGTGGACCTATAATTCCTAGTAAGCTTCCAACAAGGCGTGCGAGACTTGTTGTGTACAATAAACAATCGAATGAGACAAGCCTCTGGGTTGTTGAGCTAACAGAAGTACATGCAGCAACTAGGGGTGGACATCATAGGGGCAAAGTTGTTTCATCCCAAGTTATTCCAGATGTGCAACCTCCCATG GATGCTGTGGAATATGCTGAATGTGAAGCTGTTGTTAAAGATTATCCTCCATTTCGAGAGGCCATGAAGAAGAGGGGTATTGAGGACATGGATCTTGTGATGGTAGATGCCTG GTGTGTTGGTTATCATAGTGAGGCTGATGCTCCTAGCCGCAGGCTTGCTAAACCTCTTATTTTCTGTAGAACTGAGAGTGACTGTCCTATGGAAAATGGTTATGCTCGTCCAGTTGAAGGCATTTATGTTCTTGTTGATATGCAAAATATGGTAGTTGTTGAGTTTGAAGACCGTAAACTTGTGCCTTTACCTCCAGCTGACCCATTAAGGAATTATACTTCTGGTGAAACACGAGGAGGTGTGGACCGTAGTGATGTGAAACCTCTACAAATTTTTCAGCCTGAAGGTCCAAGCTTTCGTGTAAATGGTTACTTTGTGGAATGGCAGAAG TGGAATTTTCGTATTGGCTTCACTCCAAGGGAGGGTCTGGTCATCTATTCTGTTTCATATCTTGATGGTAGTCGGGGTCGAAGGTCTGTAGCCCACAGGTTGAGTTTTGTTGAGATGGTGGTACCATATGGGGATCCAAATGAGCCACATTACAGGAAGAATGCGTTTGATGCCGGTGAAGATGGCCTAGGAAAAAATGCTCATTCTCTTAAGAAG GGATGTGATTGTTTAGGCTATATCAAATACTTTGATGCTCACTTTACAAACTTCACTGGAGGTGTTGAGACAACTGAAAATTGTGTTTGTTTGCACGAAGAGGACAATGGTATCCTATGGAAACATCAAGATTGGAGAACAGGGTTGGCAGAAGTTCGACGGTCTCGACGGTTGACCGTGTCTTTCATATGTACTGTTGCTAATTATGAGTATGGATTTTTCTGGCACTTCTATCAG GATGGGAAGATTGAAGCTGAGGTTAAACTAACAGGTATTCTTAGCTTGGGAGCACTGCAACCGGGGGACTCCAGAAAATATGGTACAACTATTGCACCAGGACTATATGCACCAGTTCATCAACACTTCTTTGTTGCTCGGATGGACATGGCTGTTGATTGTAAGCCCGGTGAACCATTCAATCAG GTGGTTGAGCTGAATGTTAAAGTCGAAGAACCAGGAAAAGATAATGTTCACAACAATGCATTCTATGCTGAAGAAGAACTGCTCAGATCTGAACTTCAAGCAATGCGTGATTGTGATCCTTTGTCAGCTCGCCATTGGATT ATCAGGAACACAAGAACTGTAAACAGGACCGGCCAGTTAACGGGCTATAAGCTAATACCTGGTTCAAACTGTTTGCCATTAGCTGGTGCCGAGGCAAAGTTTTTGAGAAGAGCTGCTTTTTTGAAGCATAATCTTTGGGTCACATCTTATGCACGTGATGAAATGTATCCTGGTGGAGAGTTTCCTAATCAAAATCCACGTGCTGGTGAGGGATTGGCTACATGGGTCAAGAAAGACCGGTCTCTTGAAGAATCAGATATAGTTCTCTG GTATGTGTTTGGAATTACGCACATTCCTAGACTGGAAGACTGGCCAGTCATGCCAGTGGAGCGCATTGGCTTTACGCTTGCG CCACATGGGTTCTTCAATTGCTCTCCAGCAGTGGATGTCCCACCCAGTGTAAGCGACCTGGAACTGAAGGACAATGGAGTGGCAAAACCTCTTCAGAATGGGCTCATGGCAAAGCTCTGA